In the genome of Candidatus Paceibacterota bacterium, one region contains:
- a CDS encoding NUDIX domain-containing protein has protein sequence MAKKTASGAHLSKYAAKKAAQATQVAGVSQQPVDVVGQDIAHTSSSTPTTASRSDKDHACFSILIEKRPDIGWAVASVIDLRFNKRDQICEVKFFGGTNREALWENKEQTLLRESEEEGKIKPTKFTMVYEEFLPSRKVDQRDHIKYFFLIEGYEGSFLEREFEDRDMVHILAKWIPIKQFAAMVFRNHRQAFNMATLHLSRTNPEFHTDNPDL, from the coding sequence ATGGCTAAGAAAACAGCCAGCGGTGCTCACTTGAGCAAATACGCGGCAAAAAAAGCTGCTCAGGCGACGCAGGTCGCCGGGGTATCTCAACAGCCAGTGGACGTGGTTGGGCAAGACATTGCTCACACGTCCTCATCGACACCGACGACAGCGTCCCGGTCCGACAAAGACCACGCCTGCTTCTCGATCCTCATCGAAAAGCGCCCCGACATCGGGTGGGCGGTGGCCTCGGTCATCGATCTCCGCTTCAACAAGCGCGATCAGATTTGTGAAGTGAAATTCTTCGGGGGGACAAACCGTGAAGCTTTGTGGGAGAACAAAGAGCAGACCCTTCTTCGGGAATCCGAGGAGGAGGGTAAAATCAAGCCCACAAAATTTACCATGGTGTACGAGGAATTTCTCCCATCGAGGAAGGTCGATCAGCGGGACCATATCAAGTACTTCTTCTTGATTGAAGGGTACGAGGGATCCTTCCTCGAGCGCGAGTTTGAAGATCGGGACATGGTGCACATTTTGGCCAAGTGGATCCCGATCAAACAGTTCGCGGCGATGGTATTCAGAAACCATCGCCAGGCATTCAACATGGCGACTCTCCACCTGAGCCGCACCAATCCGGAGTTTCACACAGACAATCCGGATCTGTGA
- the rpmF gene encoding 50S ribosomal protein L32 has protein sequence MRHNRGQTGSRRSHHAIKGAGVILCEKCGQPRQKHIMCMQCGTYKGKVILDVVAKAQKKADKKKALAAEAR, from the coding sequence ATGCGTCACAATAGAGGTCAGACTGGCAGCCGCCGGTCACACCACGCCATCAAAGGCGCTGGAGTCATCCTCTGTGAAAAATGCGGCCAGCCTCGTCAAAAGCATATTATGTGCATGCAGTGCGGTACTTACAAAGGCAAGGTTATTCTCGACGTAGTGGCCAAAGCTCAGAAAAAAGCCGACAAGAAGAAGGCCTTGGCAGCAGAGGCAAGATAG
- the nusB gene encoding transcription antitermination factor NusB, producing the protein MANRHLSRSIALQSLFEWDFCGLEDSAIEEIFTRNANEFAPGMGDFSFMKSLVDNIIKKRPELDTIIEKAAPEWPLDKIAVADRNILRIGLYELLFADKKEVPAKVAINEAIELAKTFGGETSGKFVNGVLGAVYKEMGEPGKDEVSTKKKFRKDIPYEEMPIEVLGGAVVYARDGEMIYLALVHDVFGHWTLSKGRLEVGEDVKTGTMREIKEEIGLDIVLQDELAKNEYIATHPEKGKLRKQVTYFLGEAKYVELKLESSGGLDDAKWFNLQEILDLNFYNDILPIVTKAINILLAKKPAK; encoded by the coding sequence ATGGCAAATAGGCACCTTTCACGATCAATCGCTCTCCAATCACTCTTTGAGTGGGATTTTTGTGGTTTGGAGGACTCTGCCATCGAAGAAATTTTTACGCGTAATGCAAACGAGTTCGCTCCCGGTATGGGAGATTTTTCATTTATGAAAAGCTTGGTGGACAACATCATCAAAAAGCGTCCAGAGCTCGACACCATCATAGAAAAAGCAGCGCCCGAATGGCCGCTCGACAAGATTGCGGTAGCCGACAGAAATATTTTACGTATTGGTCTCTACGAGCTGCTTTTCGCGGATAAAAAGGAGGTGCCAGCCAAAGTGGCCATCAACGAGGCTATCGAACTCGCCAAAACTTTCGGCGGCGAGACTTCTGGAAAATTTGTCAACGGCGTGCTCGGTGCCGTCTACAAAGAAATGGGCGAGCCGGGTAAAGATGAAGTCTCGACCAAGAAAAAATTTCGCAAAGATATACCGTACGAAGAGATGCCTATTGAAGTACTCGGAGGGGCGGTGGTCTATGCCCGCGATGGAGAGATGATTTATTTAGCTTTGGTGCATGATGTCTTTGGGCACTGGACCCTTTCAAAAGGTAGACTCGAGGTGGGTGAAGATGTTAAGACTGGAACAATGCGAGAAATCAAAGAAGAGATCGGTCTGGATATTGTTTTGCAAGATGAATTGGCCAAAAACGAATACATAGCCACTCATCCAGAAAAAGGCAAGCTTCGCAAACAGGTCACCTACTTTTTGGGAGAGGCAAAATACGTCGAACTCAAACTCGAATCGTCTGGGGGCCTCGATGATGCCAAATGGTTCAATCTCCAGGAGATCCTTGACCTTAATTTTTATAATGATATTCTGCCGATAGTGACGAAGGCCATCAATATCCTTCTCGCCAAAAAACCCGCAAAATAG
- the rnc gene encoding ribonuclease III, with protein MEFKAFQKNIGTTFKDEGLLKQAFIHRSYLNENKNLKLEHNERLEFLGDAVLELVVTDYLFKKYPTKPEGELTAFRSALVNANTLAAAAEKIRMNDFLLLSKGEAKDTGRARLYILANTFEALIGAVYLDQGYDAARDFIGRQLFDLIDDIVEKRLFVDAKSFFQEQAQEKMGATPAYKTIRETGPDHNKQFTVGVFVNNEKIVEGLGKSKQEAEQDAAQKALKKMAW; from the coding sequence ATGGAATTCAAAGCCTTTCAAAAAAATATAGGGACAACCTTTAAAGATGAGGGACTGCTCAAGCAGGCCTTTATTCATCGTTCTTATTTAAATGAAAATAAAAACTTAAAGCTGGAGCACAATGAACGCTTGGAATTTTTGGGGGACGCCGTGCTTGAGCTAGTGGTGACTGATTATCTTTTCAAAAAATATCCAACCAAGCCGGAAGGTGAACTGACCGCTTTTCGTTCGGCTTTAGTGAATGCCAATACTTTGGCGGCTGCCGCCGAAAAAATTAGAATGAACGATTTTTTGCTTCTTTCAAAAGGAGAAGCCAAAGATACGGGGCGCGCGCGGCTGTACATCCTTGCCAATACGTTTGAGGCCTTGATCGGGGCGGTCTATTTGGATCAGGGCTACGATGCCGCGCGCGACTTTATCGGACGCCAACTTTTTGATTTGATTGACGACATTGTTGAGAAGCGTCTCTTTGTCGATGCTAAGAGTTTTTTCCAGGAACAAGCCCAGGAAAAAATGGGAGCCACCCCAGCCTACAAAACTATTCGCGAAACTGGCCCCGATCACAACAAGCAGTTTACCGTCGGGGTTTTTGTCAATAATGAAAAAATCGTAGAGGGTCTAGGAAAATCTAAACAAGAAGCCGAGCAAGATGCCGCTCAAAAAGCACTCAAGAAGATGGCGTGGTAG